Proteins co-encoded in one Medicago truncatula cultivar Jemalong A17 chromosome 8, MtrunA17r5.0-ANR, whole genome shotgun sequence genomic window:
- the LOC120577282 gene encoding LEAF RUST 10 DISEASE-RESISTANCEUS RECEPTOR-LIKE PROTEIN KINASE-like 1.2: MALPILFLFLFLLVILPTTICQQHQHNKYEECIKPYTCGEVSGIYYPFWGQNKPSYCGSNNEFNLKCDSHHQNTSIQIGSQHFHVLRIDQLGYTMSMFRKGLVYDHCSSALTNTSLNLSHFHYMPNVRNITILYNCPNGIKLPNGMNGSTNSFSCKEDENKRALFMDSATAESINCEGVRIEVQVAQKAKLGSGIEGLNKALSGGFDVRYVFDTQACLKCILSNGTCGGNDKNKFSCYCPDGTEGLDCSHLHDNRWNSKTKVAVGVSVVVVSAIAVGIGFYIYYYCRKKKKNVHVVSSARSRSVSGYSSEDTERGSRYRGVHFFTYSELEKATNYFDSTRALGDGGFGTVYFGTLQDGRLVAVKRMNENNYRRVEQFVNEVEILTGLHHQNLVSLYGCTSRHSQELLLVYEYVPNGTVADHLHGKKAKPGMLPWHIRMNIAIETASALVYLHASDIIHRDVKTNNILLDNHFSVKVADFGLSRLFPIHVTHISTAPQGTPGYVDPEYHLYYQLTDKSDVFSFGVVLIELISSMPAVDITRHRQEINLSNMAIKKIQNGTLHELVDPTLSFESDFKVRKMINAVAELAFQCLQSSKDVRPSMVEVMERLKDIQSDGKYKCKPEVLDISGDDDTTLIKIDPPPSSPDSNLASLSIPSYTNTDI; the protein is encoded by the exons aTGGCTTTGCCTatattgttcttgttcttgttcttgttggTTATTTTGCCAACAACAATTTgccaacaacatcaacataacAAATATGAAGAATGTATCAAACCATACACATGTGGTGAAGTATCCGGCATATACTATCCATTTTGGGGACAAAACAAACCAAGTTATTGTGGTAGCAACAATGAATTCAACCTTAAATGTGATTctcatcatcaaaacacatccaTTCAAATTGGTTCACAACATTTCCATGTCTTACGTATTGATCAATTGGGTTACACCATGTCAATGTTTCGAAAAGGCCTTGTTTATGATCATTGTTCTTCTGCTTTAACCAACACTTCTTTAAACTTGAGTCATTTTCATTACATGCCTAATGTGAGGAACATCACTATTTTATACAACTGTCCTAATGGCATCAAGCTTCCAAATGGCATGAACGGTAGCACAAACTCGTTTTCGTGCAAGGAAGATGAGAACAAGCGTGCTTTATTTATGGATTCTGCAACTGCAGAGAGTATAAATTGTGAAGGAGTTCGTATTGAAGTTCAGGTAGCACAGAAAGCGAAGCTAGGTAGTGGAATTGAAGGGTTGAACAAAGCTTTGAGCGGTGGATTTGATGTGAGATATGTGTTTGATACTCAAGCATGCTTAAAATGCATTTTAAGTAATGGAACTTGTGGGGGAaatgataagaataaattttcaTGTTATTGTCCTGATGGAACTGAAGGTTTAGATTGTTCACATCTCCACG ATAATCGATGGAATTCGAAAACAAAGGTTGCTGTAG GAGTTTCTGTTGTTGTGGTCAGTGCAATTGCAGTAGGCATTGGCTTCTACATCTATTATTATtgcagaaagaagaaaaagaatgttCATGTAGTTTCATCTGCACGATCTCGGAGTGTATCTGGTTATAGTTCAGAAGATACTGAGAGGGGAAGTAGATACCGTGGAGTACACTTCTTCACCTATAGTGAACTTGAAAAGGCCACAAACTACTTTGATTCTACTAGAGCGCTAGGAGATGGAGGCTTTGGCACAGTATATTTTG GAACACTTCAGGACGGGCGTCTGGTTGCGGTGAAACGCATGAATGAAAACAACTATAGGAGAGTTGAGCAATTTGTGAATGAAGTTGAGATTTTAACAGGACTACACCATCAAAATCTTGTGTCACTATATGGGTGCACTTCGCGCCATAGTCAAGAACTACTGCTTGTATATGAATATGTTCCTAATGGAACTGTTGCTGATCACCTTCATGGTAAAAAAGCAAAACCTGGCATGCTACCTTGGCATATCCGAATGAATATTGCCATAGAAACAGCTAGTGCATTAGTTTATCTTCATGCCTCTGACATCATCCATAGAGATGTGAAAACAAACAACATTCTACTAGACAATCATTTTAGCGTCAAAGTAGCAGATTTTGGACTTTCGCGTCTATTTCCAATCCATGTCACACACATTTCAACTGCTCCACAAGGGACTCCTGGTTATGTGGATCCGGAATACCATTTGTACTATCAGCTTACCGATAAAAGCGATGTTTTTAGCTTCGGAGTTGTGCTGATTGAGCTAATATCGTCCATGCCTGCTGTTGATATCACAAGGCATAGACAAGAAATCAATTTGTCTAACATGGCTATTAAGAAAATTCAAAATGGGACACTGCATGAACTTGTTGACCCTACACTTAGTTTTGAATCAGATTTCAAAGTAAGGAAAATGATAAATGCAGTGGCAGAGTTAGCATTTCAGTGTTTGCAGAGTTCTAAAGATGTTAGACCTTCTATGGTAGAAGTGATGGAAAGGCTTAAGGATATTCAGAGTGATGGGAAATATAAATGTAAACCTGAGGTGTTGGATATCTCAGGAGATGATGATACCACTTTGATAAAAATTGATCCGCCACCATCGTCACCAGATTCAAATTTAGCAAGCTTATCTATTCCGTCATATACTAATACCGATATATAA